In a single window of the Bacillus rossius redtenbacheri isolate Brsri chromosome 8, Brsri_v3, whole genome shotgun sequence genome:
- the LOC134535138 gene encoding cytochrome c oxidase assembly factor 6 homolog isoform X2 — MLFTRLPPRSWQCDRRDGRALPPVLSVVRCAVVSVLWRAISRMSFPTKEVRQQCWDSRDRYWECLDANKEAAEQCVKLRQAYEAQCPAQWVKHFDRKRSYLKFKDRIEKEGYEPLK; from the exons ATGCTCTTCACACGGCTCCCTCCCCGCAGTTGGCAGTGCGACCGTCGCGATGGGCGCGCTCTGCCGCCCGTGTTGAGCGTGGTCCGGTGTGCTGTTGTCTCCGTCCTCTGGCGCGCCATCTCCA GAATGTCGTTCCCGACGAAGGAGGTGCGACAGCAGTGCTGGGACTCGCGCGACCGCTACTGGGAGTGTCTGGACGCCAACAAGGAAGCCGCGGAGCAGTGTGTGAAGTTGCGCCAGGCGTACGAGGCGCAGTGTCCAGCGCAGTGG GTGAAGCACTTTGACCGCAAGAGGAGCTACCTCAAGTTCAAGGACCGCATAGAGAAAGAGGGGTATGAGCCTCTGAAATGA
- the LOC134535137 gene encoding tRNA (32-2'-O)-methyltransferase regulator THADA, giving the protein MSATSLGSSREMSQSPERGDEAATAVDLNLVWQLCSSVEQSVPQLYTNLGLLAPGEVTATCEHLLELLCVGTLPQHGLVLAATALCTALTAVSGPPAAACLLGHCLAVPETRASLALDVGPRSLRRPVARPDSFKTALCHGVLHSRACADLLRASHGSALARAVFDHLRRHCASYSRFTHSAFRLMEAWLHQAARPESGTVHAVFSLVSANWENPVNGVRALNSRLLRALLDVCERGNYVLDEPCRVPLTAAALLEVAVRELPWHVKSKYYILEVVLRKYGARKALLQWPCLVEGLCCSLADTALVSAGTLVYRACLDDMSEHDWLRHFLGPVQGVMTAAGPSVSVQQQNLFGYWILPTLKKFPSLLVDLLSHLTADPTFVHGPAALFAVVALLRVGQKEGARLAAADLGSVDMERVLGTALGHGDPVVRSEGVGLLCASLGTAVLRSDRVCDLLSVYLVGDSSTDNPQLRQCIVNSFISFLLRLRECCAQELKTQSSADLDVTASETPRGARSSVQSSLSQRFPDVTGRGILELSLCFFHWLRDFIVGNLEPGCNYQRKTLSLQLLKSVLLYVVRPDCLSRERGAYQQKKSNNQACSGARLLAFLAENKSPLFDCDEMRSSLLKCILDETDDIRVMAGDVLTRFFSLSAGDDREERSLFRMGMNLCKGSMFYTAESGALLLQVVVAWLDAGAPERAAGLVSEFLEHGYEEWCEPGDGSGTAVASRPTTVAGLLLLCAEQQGSCLRRDLATAAMHGAPLHGLLATLAVLVSRLTPQEVDRLVSLAEMSVDHLLGALSGKSASDTGTSPSFAEMMAAIEEQIASSTEDCLHISAAHQTVLSCIWLNLKACCDVASAVAGLGSERQAACCARLVVGVLARCRHKGAMEAAGRALGCLVAGATSRGDAASEVVLEEFLGHLKGSAGSVTRRSAGLAVLVHRLAVGDRLPDKSLLRRALAEVMGAATGPVAVSGPEHQECPEARALHLLRPLVLDASLWQHLAPHAPAMARLCLARLACPRWPVRNAALLLFGALIPKVVGKTGGAVEDFLCHYPELTDTLLQQLRSAATSRDAPGSHVMPALSLLSRLSFATESLADARVHATVLQFQRCYARLLSHRDHAVRRLSAQAYAGMVPHSRVRSAAEGVFSSIRRLGCGGKHRLLQNELHGMIMLARCLTERYQDGSRAMPQEEQLLLDLNAISNLPYLSWYNKMLMLDFGKEIQENILLARGNESYKINTLEAQTVAEDAPCVVKDVFEELSILTCSPDELPQLCCEKLRGEPGPSSSWFAALGRRLQNGRLARAVRTSVVCSLLLAISVDYSAPSIMSHVLAVLFSVLEDDDVDHLRLSQNESFAHLVSVLETEWPALRRCSTVAVAVMASLVSIQLEVCACPESAARLMSTVLKCVDEDGREVKQEDSRLYAAISLQTLTPSLRRLVDCGHAAVGRAFLRTALTLLQDESSSVRDTAAASVLRFRPESFCTGHARPYHCMRELVSVGCLEKLLPLEEAFDYFMSMFSCSEDVKWVCSVWEGGSRSSPFDHGESNIYKEECKTIEMIYSSIVDILHAKQAPRDSKWMSNVVKETLLSLEQHINTMFHALSITAEDLTKLSICYVKLHLILKKLNYQLLLVRQIEEISTCTREERGKTTVCCDLLHSLQRRLKLAVMPEQCQPVATCHQSA; this is encoded by the exons ATGAGCGCGACATCGCTCGGGAGCAGCCGGGAGATGTCGCAGTCGCCGGAGCGCGGTGACGAGGCGGCGACGGCGGTCGACCTGAACCTCGTCTGGCAGCTGTGCTCGTCTGTGGAGCAGAGTGTCCCACAACTGTACACTAACCTAGGG CTGCTGGCGCCGGGGGAGGTGACGGCGACGTGCGAGCACCTGCTGGAGCTGCTGTGCGTGGGCACGCTGCCCCAGCACGGCCTCGTGCTGGCGGCGACCGCGCTCTGCACGGCCCTCACGGCAGTGTCGGGCCCGCCCGCGGCCGCCTGCCTGCTGGGCCACTGCCTCGCTGTCCCGGAGACCCGGGCGAGCCTTGCCCTCGACGTGGGCCCGCGGTCGCTCCGGCGCCCCGTCGCGCGCCCCGACAGCTTCAAGACGGCGCTGTGCCACGGGGTCCTGCACAGCAGGGCCTGCGCAGACCTGCTCCGGGCCTCCCACGGGTCAGCGCTGGCCCGCGCCGTCTTCGACCACCTCCGGAGGCACTGTGCGTCCTACTCCCGGTTCACGCACTCTGCGTTCCGGCTGATGGAGGCGTGGCTGCACCAGGCGGCACGGCCGGAGAGCGGCACGGTCCACGCCGTCTTCTCGCTGGTGAGCGCCAACTGGGAGAACCCCGTGAACGGCGTGCGCGCGCTGAACTCGCGGCTGCTGCGAGCGCTCCTCGACGTGTGCGAGCGCGGCAACTACGTCCTGGACGAGCCGTGCCGCGTCCCTCTAACTGCCGCGGCGCTGCTGGAGGTGGCCGTGCGGGAGCTGCCATGGCACGTGAAGAGCAAGTActacatcctggaagtcgtgctGCGCAAGTACGGTGCCAGGAAG GCTCTACTGCAGTGGCCGTGCCTGGTGGAGGGACTGTGCTGCAGCCTGGCTGACACGGCGCTGGTGTCCGCCGGCACGCTCGTGTACAGGGCGTGTCTCGACGACATGAGCGAGCACGACTGGCTGCGTCACTTCTTGGGGCCAGTCCAGGGAGTCATGACTGCTGCTGGCCCCAGCGTTAG TGTGCAACAGCAGAACCTGTTTGGTTACTGGATCCTGCCCACTTTGAAGAAATTCCCTTCTCTCCTGGTGGATCTGTTGAGCCACTTGACTGCAGACCCGACCTTCGTCCACGGCCCAGCCGCTCTGTTTGCGGTGGTCGCGCTGCTGCGAGTGGGCCAGAAGGAAGGGGCCAGGCTGGCCGCCGCAGACCTCGGCTCCGTGGACATGGAGCGAGTCCTGGGCACGGCTCTGGGGCACGGCGACCCCGTGGTCAGGAGCGAGGGTGTCGGCTTGCTGTGCGCGTCCCTGGGGACCGCTGTGCTGCGCAGCGACAGAGTGTGCGACCTGCTGAGCGTGTACTTGGTGGGTGACAGCAGCACGGACAACCCCCAGCTGAGGCAGTGCATCGTGAACTCCTTCATCTCGTTCCTGCTGAGGCTGAGGGAGTGCTGCGCGCAGGAGCTGAAGACGCAGTCCTCGGCAGACCTCGACGTGACCGCGAGCGAGACTCCCCGGGGGGCGAGGAGCTCCGTGCAGTCGAGTTTATCTCAGCGTTTCCCCGACGTGACTGGCCGAGGGATCCTGGAGTTGTCTTTGTGCTTCTTCCACTGGCTTCGTGACTTCATAGTTGGCAATCTGGAGCCGGGCTGCAACTACCAGAGGAAGACGCTCTCGCTGCAGCTCCTGAAGAGTGTGCTGCTGTACGTGGTGAGGCCCGACTGCCTGTCTCGTGAGCGTGGGGCGTACCAGCAGAAGAAGAGCAACAACCAGGCGTGCAGTGGTGCGAGACTGCTGGCGTTCCTTGCCGAGAACAAGAGCCCGCTCTTCGACTGTGACGAGATGCGAAGCAGTTTGCTGAAGTGCATACTGGACGAGACGGATGACATCAGGGTGATGGCCGGGGATGTACTGACAAGGTTCTTCAGCCTGTCGGCGGGAGACGACCGGGAGGAAAGGAGCCTCTTCAGAATGGGGATGAACTTGTGCAAGGGCTCAATGTTCTACACGGCGGAGAGTGGAGCGCTGCTGCTACAGGTCGTGGTGGCGTGGCTTGACGCGGGGGCTCCGGAGAGAGCAGCGGGGCTGGTGTCGGAGTTCCTGGAGCACGGCTACGAGGAGTGGTGCGAGCCGGGAGATGGCAGTGGCACGGCAGTGGCCTCCCGGCCCACCACGGTGGCCGGTCTGCTGCTGCTGTGCGCGGAGCAGCAGGGGTCGTGCCTGCGGCGGGACCTGGCCACAGCGGCGATGCACGGCGCCCCCTTGCACGGCCTCCTCGCGACCCTCGCCGTGCTGGTGTCGCGCCTGACGCCCCAGGAGGTGGACCGCCTGGTGTCCCTGGCAGAGATGAGCGTGGATCACCTGCTGGGAGCTCTGTCCGGAAAGTCTGCCTCCGACACAG GAACGTCTCCGTCGTTTGCGGAGATGATGGCTGCGATAGAGGAGCAGATCGCGAGCTCGACGGAAGACTGCCTGCACATCTCTGCCGCGCACCAGACGGTTCTCTCCTGCATTTGGCTCAACCTCAAG GCGTGCTGCGATGTGGCCAGCGCCGTGGCGGGGCTGGGCAGCGAGCGCCAGGCTGCGTGCTGTGCCCGGCTGGTGGTGGGCGTGCTGGCGCGCTGCAGGCACAAGGGAGCCATGGAGGCGGCAGGCCGGGCGCTGGGCTGCCTGGTCGCGGGGGCCACCTCCCGGGGCGACGCGGCCAGCGAGGTCGTCTTGGAGGAGTTCCTGGGGCACCTGAAGGGCAGCGCGGGGTCCGTGACGCGCAGGTCCGCCGGGCTGGCCGTGCTCGTGCACCGACTGGCTGTCGGGGACCGGCTACCCGACAAG AGCTTGCTGCGCCGTGCGCTGGCCGAGGTTATGGGCGCGGCGACCGGCCCGGTGGCCGTGTCTGGCCCGGAGCACCAGGAATGCCCCGAGGCGCGCGCCCTCCATCTGCTGCGACCCCTCGTGCTGGACGCCTCCCTGTGGCAGCACCTGGCGCCTCACGCGCCTGCCATGGCACGGCTCTGCCTCGCACGCCTCGCCTGCCCGCGCTGGCCCGTCAG GAATGCAGCTCTACTTCTCTTCGGGGCGCTGATTCCCAAAGTGGTTGGTAAGACTGGCGGCGCAGTGGAGGACTTCTTGTGCCACTACCCGGAGCTCACGGACACGCTGCTCCAGCAGCTCAGGTCGGCCGCGACGTCGCGGGATGCCCCGGGCTCTCACGTCATGCCCGCCCTCTCGCTGCTCAGCCGGCTGTCGTTCGCGACGGAGTCCCTGGCGGACGCTCGCGTCCACGCCACCGTGCTCCAGTTCCAGCGCTGCTATGCACGACTCCTCTCGCACAGAGACCACGCGGTGCGCCGGCTGTCTGCGCAGGCGTACGCTGGCATGGTGCCTCACTCCAGAGTGCGGTCTGCCGCAGAGGGTGTATTCAGCTCCATCAGGCGGCTGGGCTGTGGCGGCAAGCACCGCTTGCTGCAGAACGAGCTGCACGGGATGATAATGCTGGCCAGGTGTTTAACCGAGCGGTACCAAGATGGCAGCAGAGCCATGCCTCAAGAAGAGCAACTCTTGCTAGATCTGAATGCCATTTCCAACTTGCCGTACCTATCTTGGTATAACAAGATGTTGATGCTCGACTTTGGCAAagaaatacaagaaaatatacTTTTGGCCAGAGGAAACGAGAGCTACAAAATAAACACTCTGGAGGCGCAGACCGTGGCAGAGGATGCGCCTTGTGTTGTGAAGGACGTGTTTGAAGAGCTCTCAATCCTGACGTGCAGCCCAGACGAGCTGCCACAGCTGTGCTGCGAGAAACTGCGCGGAGAGCCGGGCCCCAGCAGCTCGTGGTTCGCAGCCCTCGGGCGGCGACTGCAGAACGGTCGGCTTGCAAGGGCCGTCAGAACCAGTGTTGTGTGCTCGCTGCTGTTGGCCATCTCCGTCGATTACAGCGCTCCGTCGATTATGTCTCACGTGCTGGCCGTGTTGTTCTCCGTGCTGGAGGACGACGACGTAGACCACCTTCGCCTGTCCCAGAACGAGAGCTTCGCTCATCTCGTTTCCGTACTGGAGACGGAGTGGCCGGCGCTCAGACGGTGCAGTACCGTGGCGGTGGCGGTCATGGCGAGTCTCGTGTCGATACAGCTGGAGGTGTGTGCATGCCCGGAGAGTGCGGCACGCCTAATGTCCACGGTCCTGAAGTGTGTCGACGAGGATGGCCGGGAGGTGAAGCAAGAGGACTCCCGTCTGTATGCCGCCATCTCGCTGCAGACCTTGACTCCTTCGCTGAGGCGTCTTGTTGACTGCGGCCACGCTGCAGTGGGGAGAGCGTTCTTGAGAACGGCTCTGACGCTGCTGCAGGACGAGAGCAGCTCTGTGCGGGACACGGCGGCAGCGAGCGTGCTCCGGTTCAGGCCGGAGAGTTTCTGCACGGGGCACGCGCGTCCGTACCACTGTATGCGAGAGCTCGTCAGTGTCGGTTGTTTAGAAAAGCTGCTGCCTTTGGAGGAAGCATTTGACTATTTCATGAGTATGTTTTCATGCTCTGAAGATGTCAAATGGGTGTGTAGTGTTTGGGAAGGTGGAAGTCGGTCGAGTCCATTCGACCACGGAGAGAGTAACATTTACAAAGAAGAGTGTAAAACAATAGAAATGATATACTCTAGTATAGTAGACATACTGCATGCTAAACAAGCTCCAAGAGATTCCAAGTGGATGAGCAATGTTGTGAAAGAAACATTGCTATCATTGGAACAACATATCAACACAATGTTTCATGCACTGTCCATAACTG CTGAAGACCTCACCAAGCTGTCAATATGCTATGTAAAGCTTCATTTGATTCTGAAGAAACTGAACTACCAGCTGCTGCTCGTGAGGCAGATAGAAGAGATCTCAACTTGCACACGAGAGGAGCGTGGGAAAACCACTGTGTGTTGCGACTTGCTGCACAGCCTCCAGAGAAGGCTGAAGTTGGCAGTCATGCCAGAGCAGTGCCAACCAGTGGCTACGTGCCATCAGTCAGCATGA
- the LOC134535138 gene encoding cytochrome c oxidase assembly factor 6 homolog isoform X1 produces the protein MLFTRLPPRSWQCDRRDGRALPPVLSVVRCAVVSVLWRAISSSLAHSLPFHWRPQHVSGPEKRMSFPTKEVRQQCWDSRDRYWECLDANKEAAEQCVKLRQAYEAQCPAQWVKHFDRKRSYLKFKDRIEKEGYEPLK, from the exons ATGCTCTTCACACGGCTCCCTCCCCGCAGTTGGCAGTGCGACCGTCGCGATGGGCGCGCTCTGCCGCCCGTGTTGAGCGTGGTCCGGTGTGCTGTTGTCTCCGTCCTCTGGCGCGCCATCTCCAGTTCGTTGGCACACTCTTTACCGTTTCATTGGCGTCCGCAGCACGTGTCAGGACCAGAGAAAA GAATGTCGTTCCCGACGAAGGAGGTGCGACAGCAGTGCTGGGACTCGCGCGACCGCTACTGGGAGTGTCTGGACGCCAACAAGGAAGCCGCGGAGCAGTGTGTGAAGTTGCGCCAGGCGTACGAGGCGCAGTGTCCAGCGCAGTGG GTGAAGCACTTTGACCGCAAGAGGAGCTACCTCAAGTTCAAGGACCGCATAGAGAAAGAGGGGTATGAGCCTCTGAAATGA